One bacterium genomic window, GACGCTCCTCCTCGTCGCGTTGTTCATCTTTCTCGGCGCGACGGGGGAGGGACGGCGCGCGCGCCTCGCGCCGCTGCTCGCCCGCCTCTCGGCGCGCGAGGCCTGCAACGCGCGCGCGCTCCGCCTCGCGCCGCAGGACACCGTCGAGCGGGCCGCGGACTACGTCCTCGCCGCGCACCAACCGGACTTCGCCGTCGTCGAGGAGGACCGGCTGCTCGGCGTCGTGACGCGCGACGACTTGGTGGACGCGCTGGCGCGCGGCGGGGGCGGCGCGGCGGTGGCGGGGATCATGCGGAGCGACGCGCCGCGGGCGAAGGCCGGGGCGACGCTCGCCGAGGTGCAGGACGCGCTCTACGCCGCGGGGGCGCGCGTCGCCGCGGTCTTCGACGGCGAGCGCTTCCTCGGGCTGCTGAGCCTCGAGGACATCGCGCGGGCGCTGATGCTCGCGCCGTGGCCGGAGCGGCCGGGCGCCGGCGCCGCGCCGCGCTGATCGATTTTTCGGGGGAGCGGCGCCGCGGCGATCGCCGGGCGCCCGATGCCGCGCCGGGCGGCGGCGCGGGACGGCGAGGCGCCGTCCCGCGGCCGCGGGCCCGAACTCAGAACGTGCGCGCGGCGCCGACCGAGACGAGCCGGCCGGGGGTGCGGTAGCCGGGGAGCTCTTCGTAGGAACGGTCGAAGAGGTTCTGGGCGCGGGCGAAGAATCGGACCTGCTTGAACGCGTGGTAGCCGAACGACGCGTCCACCCGCACGTAGTCGTCGAGCGCGAGGCCGGCCGAGTCGACCCGGTTCCGCACCGCGACGAGGGAGAGCGAGCCGTCCCACGGCCCGTCGGGGGCGTAGATCGCCGAGAGGCCGGCGGTCTGCTTCGGGCGGCGGGGGAGCCGCGCGCCGGTCTCGGCGTTCTCGGCGTCGGCGTAGGTGTAGTCGAGCGTCAGCCGCGCGCCGCCGCCGAGCCGCGCGCCGAGCGTCGCCTCGACGCCGTGCGTCTTCGCCCGGCCGACGTTCTCGGCGCGGTAGGTCCGGTCGTCCCACTGGATCAGGTCGTCGATCCGGTTGTCGAAGTAACCCACCTCCGCGTCGAACGCGCCGTCGGCGAAGGAACGGCCGATCCCGGCGTCCCAGCCGCGGCTCGTTTCCGGCTTCAGGTCGGGATTGCCGAAATAGGGGTAGTAGAGGTC contains:
- a CDS encoding TonB-dependent receptor — protein: RRDDHSVFGGKTTGRATAAYKFADGKTRLRASYGTGFKAPTFNDLYYPYFGNPDLKPETSRGWDAGIGRSFADGAFDAEVGYFDNRIDDLIQWDDRTYRAENVGRAKTHGVEATLGARLGGGARLTLDYTYADAENAETGARLPRRPKQTAGLSAIYAPDGPWDGSLSLVAVRNRVDSAGLALDDYVRVDASFGYHAFKQVRFFARAQNLFDRSYEELPGYRTPGRLVSVGAARTF